The following coding sequences are from one Lolium rigidum isolate FL_2022 chromosome 6, APGP_CSIRO_Lrig_0.1, whole genome shotgun sequence window:
- the LOC124663196 gene encoding uncharacterized protein LOC124663196, which produces MAAEVNVMYIEPQCKPSIQSRFSTLRYMKIVKKFNPIQKSFILKHGLYNLLNLPDHLMVPMNLLQWLAGHTSHGEAKFLQHKEKIIHFTKDMVDKVFGFASGVKPFVMESSDPVIIREVEVLIDQYLLGKKQISVSNVESVLLGSNEEVVFIRSFLLLFITTVLCPSTYNFVNPKYLYSLRDSDNVEVGNLDLGTLCLNHLWNELDAWKAKVFKDGSDSTGCFGLVVAYLCWQYVFHFLYFPL; this is translated from the exons ATGGCGGCGGAAG TCAACGTCATGTATATTGAGCCGCAATGCAAGCCTAGCATCCAATCTAGGTTTTCCACGCTCAGATACATGAAAATAGTGAAGAAATTCAATCCAATCCAGAAGTCATTCATATTGAAGCATGGCCTTTATAATCTTCTGAACCTCCCTGATCACCTTATGGTTCCTATGAATCTCCTTCAGTGGCTTGCTGGCCACACTTCACATGGTGAAGCAAAGTTTCTGCAGCACAAGGAAAagatcatccacttcaccaaggaTATGGTTGACAAGGTCTTTGGTTTTGCTTCTGGAGTTAAGCCATTTGTAATGGAGAGTAGCGATCCTGTAATCATCAGAGAAGTTGAAGTGTTAATTGACCAGTACCTACTAGGGAAGAAGCAGATATCTGTGTCGAATGTAGAATCTGTACTGCTTGGTTCTAATGAGGAGGTTGTTTTTATCAGGAGCTTCTTACTGTTATTCATCACAACAGTTCTTTGCCCTTCTACCTACAATTTTGTCAACCCGAAATATTTGTACTCCCTAAGGGACAGTGACAATGTTGAAGTTGGCAATCTTGACCTGGGAACCTTGTGCCTCAACCACCTGTGGAATGAGCTTGATGCTTGGAAAGCTAAGGTTTTTAAAGATGGAAGCGATTCAACAGGATGCTTTGGATTGGTGGTTGCTTACCTTTGTTGGCAGTACGTGTTCCATTTCCTGTATTTTCCTTTGTAA
- the LOC124663197 gene encoding uncharacterized protein LOC124663197 yields the protein MGTTNDVIVVPASISNPNSFKKRNRKKRAAKATTPDRNMSEFIIDGYIEDFHNDHLKKNRFKQAINGIVVEIGRYSVTYDNFVNSFKAHGDVTCDTMSVYAQIYNDEASHDALSKPFLKKFTFAPAISEMLMKDPSEFDKKFVILEFNWIMNYLGFDLSSMDILHFPSVWSTNWVLIAVNPLYETINFFDATSLTSAEDQQILMNNLAINLNTFCKELKIFAKDIGSFKKPKSPSYTADTQLNDDGICIMLYAENWTGKFMKNFTKEIIPEYWKMKGYDMFYYIQNKVAVQHFKKRKKRKF from the exons ATGG GAACAACAAATGATGTGATTGTAGTGCCTGCATCTATATCTAATCCAAATAGTTTCAAAAAGAGGAACAGGAAAAAGCGTGCTGCAAAAGCAACAACACCTGACAGGAACATGTCAGAGTTCATTATAGATGGTTACATTGAAGATTTCCACAATGATCATCTGAAGAAGAACAGATTTAAACAAGCAATTAA TGGCATTGTTGTCGAAATTGGGCGTTACTCTGTAACATATGACAATTTCGTGAATTCATTCAAAGCTCATGGTGATGTGACGTGTGACACTATGTCAGTGTATGCTCAAATATACAATGATGAAGCTTCACATGATGCATTGTCAAAACCTTTTTTGAAGAAATTCACGTTTGCCCCTGCTATCTCT GAAATGTTAATGAAAGATCCGAGTGAGTTTGACAAGAAGTTTGTCATACTAGAgttcaattggataatgaactacTTAGGTTTCGACCTTTCATCAATGGATATT CTTCATTTTCCAAGTGTTTGGTCCACGAATTGGGTTCTAATTGCTGTCAACCCACTGTATGAAACAATTAATTTCTTCGATGCAACTTCTTTAACCAGTGCAGAAGATCAACAGATTTTGATGAATAACCTG GCTATTAATCTCAATACTTTTTGTAAGGAACTCAAGATCTTTGCGAAGGATATTGGTAGCTTCAAGAAACCAAAGAGCCCAAGTTATACTGCAGATACACAACT GAATGATGATGGAATTTGCATCATGCTTTATGCAGAAAATTGGACTGGAAAGTTCATGAAAAATTTCACCAAG GAAATCATTCCAGAGTATTGGAAGATGAAAGGATATGACATGTTCTATTATATCCAGAACAAAGTTGCTGTTCAGCAttttaaaaaaagaaagaaaaggaaattttAG